The genomic region CCTTCTCGTCGCCGCGCCTGCTGCGGCCGAAGCCCATATTGCCGGTTTCCGACGACCCGTATCCATTGATCAGTGTGATCTGTGGCAGCAGGTCGAGCAGTGCCCGTTGATGTCGGGAATTGGTCGCCGCTCCCCCGGTGCCGATCGCGAACAGTGACGACAGGTCGTAGGACCCGGCGCGCAGTTCTTCGACCAGCGGCCCGGCGTAGGCGTCGCCGACCATCGTCATCAGGCCGACCTTCTCCCGCTGCGCGGTCTCGAGCACCGCGCGTGGGTCGAGCCTCGTCTTGTCGTAGAGGATCACCGGCAGTCCGTTGAGCAGGGCCGCGAAGGCGGTCCACATCCCGGCGGCGTGCATCAGGGGAGACACCGCGAACCAGGGCTGTCCCTCGGGACCGATCCTGGCGTGGATCTCGACGACGGACTCGTGGTCGGCGCCGTTCATCGACACCACATAGGTGTCGCCCTGCCGCCACATCACGCCCTTGGGCCTACCCGTGGTTCCGCCGGTGCAGACCATCATCACGTCGTCGGGCGAGGGTGTGATCGGCCGATTTGATTCGCCCTGCACCAGTGCGTCTTCGAGCTCTGTCGCGCCGGGCAGCTCGGCCACGGAGGCGTCGTCGTCGATCGAGATCATCAGGTCAGCGGTCGACGGTGGCAGCACGTCGGCGAACTTGGGGCCCAAGGACCGGTGGTAGATGACGGCGCGTGGTTTCAGGTAGTCGAGGAGTTCGGCGACCTCACGCGGCGTGTAGTTGTAGTTGACGTTGACCGGCACGGTGCGGGCCTTGAGGCAGCCGATCACCATGTCGGGGTATAGGTCGTTGTGCATGATGAGCGCGACGCGGTCCTGCCCGCACTCCCAGTTCTCCAGGTCGACGCGTTCGCGGTACGCGCCGAACCCTTGTGCCGCGAGGTAGTTCGCGAGCCGCCGTGTGCGGTCCGCCGACTCGCCGAACGTGCTGCGCCGCTGCCCGCACACCGTCATCAGCCGGTCGGGTACCTTGGTGGCGATCGCGTCCAGCACCGCACCGATGGTCCACTCCACGTCAGACTGCCGGAACGTCCGCGCCGAGCAGGTGCAGTGCGTTGTCCCGCATCACTTTTCGGGTGTCGTCCGCGCTGAACTCCGGGAATTGCGGAATGTCGGCGGTGAAGGCCATCGGGTCGGCCAGGCCCTCCCCGTGCGGCCAGTCCGAACCGAAAAGGATCTTGTCCACACCGATGGTCGCGGCTAGCAGCTTGACGTCATCCTCGTAGTACGGCGCGATCCAGACGTTGTTCTTCAGCTGCTCGACGGGATCCTCCTTGAAGTGGTATGGCGCGGTGTTGGCGGCCTTCTTCAGTCTCTTGATCAGGCGGTGGACGAAGTAGGAGCCGTTCTCGATGCTGGCCACTTTGAGTGTGGGGTGGCGGGTGAACACCTGGTGCACGATCATCGAGGCCATCGAGTCGTGGATGGCGCGGTCGTCGAGCAGGACCTGGTCGAGCGGGTCCTTCTTGCCGAACCCCTCGAACGTCGCCTTGCCGCCCCACAGCGCCGCGATCGCGAGATAGCCGCTGTCGGAGAGGTGGAACACCACCGGGACACCGGCTTCGGCCAGCCGCGCCCACACCGGGTCGTGCAGCGGATCGCCGAGCGAGCGCGGCTTCACGAGGCCGGGCACGGGCGCAGGACGCACGCAGACGATCTTGGCGCCGCGGCCCAACACGAACTCGACTTCCTCGACCGCCTTGTCGGGGTCGGCCAGCGAGATGATCGGTGCCGACAGGAACCGATGGTCGGGGCGGTCGAAACCCCAGTCCTCGTCGAGCCACAGGTTGAAAGCGTGCACCGAGGCCATCGTCGCTTCGATGTCGTGCTTGAGCCCTTCCTCCACGCCGCACGCGAAAGTGGGCAACATGAACACGGTTTCGAGGTTCTGCTTGTCGAGGATCTTCACCCGGGCGTCGCGGTTCTGATACTCGGGGTGGTCGGCCAACCGGTCGACCTTCATCAGCGACGCCGGGTCGACGCCGTCGGGAATCTCGCCGCGGAACAGCAGATCCAGGCATCCCGGCTCGATGATCGGGTCGAACGTCGGGTTGGGGATGAAGTGGTTGACGACGCCGCCCATCACCGCGAATGTCCGCTTACCCTCGGTGAGCATCTGCACGCCACGGCGTTTGAACTCCTTGGGCAGGTGCCGGGTGAAGGAGTCGATCGGTTCGTAGTAGTGGTTGTCGACGTCGATCGCCATGTAGTCCAAGGTCGTCATGACTCCTCCTTGAGCGGCGGGAATTTCGGCGGGCGCTTCTCGAAGAAGCTCGTGATGCCCTCGATGAAGTCCGGCCGGGTCATCGACTCGTGCATCAGCTTCTCGGCGTGGTCACTGGCCTCGAAGACATCCCGCATGGTGTCTGCGTACACCTGTTGCTTGATCACCGCCAGAGAACTGGGCGCGCAGTTGGCCGCGATGTCCTCGGCATACGCGAGCGCCCGCGGCACGAGTTCGTCCGGTGCCAGTACATCGTTGACCAGACCCAGCCGGGCTGCCTCGGCGGCCGGCAGCACCCGGCCCGACAGGAGCAGGTCCATCGCCACCCCGGTGCCGACGACTCGCGGCAGGATCCACGAGATCCCGTACTCGGCGATCAGCCCGCGCCGGGCGAACGACGTCGTGAACTTGGCGCCGTCGGCGGCGAAGCGGACATCGCACGCCAGCACCAGGGTCAAACCCATCCCCGCGCACGCCCCGTTGACCGCGGCGATCACCGGCTTGCGCATCGTCATCAGGAAATGCGGGTGACGCGCACCCACCAGCTCGCCGACGTCGGTGCCTGCGGCGTCGTCCACGGTGGCGGCGGTGATGGTCGTCAGGTCGCCCATGTCCGCGCCGGCACAGAACGCGCGGCCACTGCCGGTGACGACGATCGCGCGCACGCGGGGGTCGTTTTCCGCTTCGTCGAGCCGGGCGTAGAAACTCGTCGCCAGACCGCCGCCCCAGCCGTTCATCCGCTCGGGCCGGTTGAGTGTAAGGACGGCGACGCCGGTGTCACGCACTTCGTAGAGCACCGGTACAGAGGCGGCTGGTTCTGCCACGCGGTAAGCAGCGCTCACCCGTCGCTCTCCTTCGGCGGTCCTGGGTTGTGTATGGCCATACTGTACACCTATCGGTAGCGACTTCTACGAGGTTCCCACTTAGCAGTCGCACCGGAATCAGAGGTTAGGCATGCCTATTGTTTCTAAGGGTAGGCTCAGCTACTCTCAGGCTCGCTGAACCAGCAAATTAACGGGACACGGGAGAAAAACGTGCACTTAGCGCTGAGCGACGGCCCATCGGATTGCCAGTACAGACCGGACGGCCCGCCGACGACTTCGTACCGCACCAAGGTTTTCGTCGCTGGAGTCGCAATGGCGAGCGCCGGCGTACTCGCGGTGAATCCAGTGGCTTCGACGGCCGCCATGCCTCACCTCCGCGATGCGGGCGTCGAGCTCGCCGCGATCGCCAGTCCACTCTCGGCATACCAGCAGACCATCACGAACACGCTCGCCTCTCTCAACACGTTGGGCGCCGGCATCTCGGCCTCGTCGACCGCGCTGGCGCAGGCGCTGAGCAACCCCGCTGTCCAAGCCGAATTCGTTGGTTTCCTCACGGCGAGTGTGAGCAACCCGCTGCCTCTCCTGACCGCGCTGACAAGTTTCTCGGCGACCTTCGGCAATCGCCTTGCGGGCGCGAACGCGGAATCACTGGCGGCCTTGCAAGACGCGTTGACAAAGTTGCCAGGTGTCCTGCAGAGCTCGGCGGCCTTTCTCGCCCAGGGCGAATTCACCGAGGCGTTCAGCGCCCTCAATGTGTACTTCCTGACGGAGTTCGGGACCGACGGTAGGCAAGCATTACTCGATGCCCTCGCCATTCCGGGCGACTTTGCCGAGTCCATCGGCGCCGATCAGGTCGCCAGAGTGCTCGACTCTGTGCTTAATCGCGCCGTGGTGGGCAACTTCGCCAGGGCCATACTCGCCCCCGTGATCACCGCGACCCTTCAGACCACGGAGATCCTCGATCGCACCCGTGCCGCACTCGTGGCCGGCGACTTCATGACAGCGATCAGCGAGCTGATCAGCGCGCCGGCCCTGATCGCCAACGCGTTCCTCAACGGTTATGTGCCAGACTTCACCGTTGACTTCCCGCCCAGTCCCAATCAGACGTTCCCTGGCTTGCTCTCGCCGCGAGGCACGCTCGACTTCTTCTTCGCCCAAGTCCCGGCGGCGCTCGCGGGGGCGCTGACTCCGCCGGCGACATCGCCGGCCGCTGCCGCTGCGGCAATTCCGTCGCCGACCGACGTTTCCATCACCGACAACTCGGTCATGTTCACCGTCGACACGGCAAGCAATCCCGTCACTCTCGGGGAGAAGGCGGCACTCGGCCACGACGCCCCCAGTGAAAGCATCGCTGTGGTTGACAGCGGGCGTCAGGCGGCGACATCCGGCGATGCGACCACTGGCGACGCCGTTTCCGGCGATGACGCAACCGGCAACGACGCCACAAGCGGCGACGAAACCACCCACGATTCCAGCACCGCTGACGACAACACCGGCAGCGGTGGTTCCAGCACCACTGGCGCCAACGGGAGCGGTGATTCCAGCAGCACCACCGGCGCCAACGGGAGCGGTGATTCCAGCAGCACCACCGGCGCCAACGGGAGCGGTGATTCCAACGGCACTGGCTCCGGCAACAGCGGCAGTGGCAGCAGCGGTGGCTCCGGCAACAGCGGCAGTGCCTGAACGGAACCGAATTGAAGTGATCCTTCGGCGACGAAGGCCCGCGGTTGGGGGTAGCCGGTACCGGCTGCCCCCAAGCGTCATTTCACAGTCTGGATCGTGACGCCGCTTCGTGCCGCTGCGCGAGCGTCGCACCGCTCAGAGGTGGACGACCCCGAACCGCTTGTATGCCGCGTCGATCTGCGCCTTCGCCACGTCGGGCAGCTTCGCCTGCGGAGGCCGCGAATGTGGGTACGCACCGATCGGCAGACCGAGCACTGAGGCGGCGTATTTGAACGCGCCGCCCCAGTGGGTGAAGTAGTCGGGCCGGCCGGGGTAGCAGGTGAACCATGAACCCAGGTCCAGGTCGAACCGGTCCAAGCCCGAATCCCGCGCGAAGTCCATCGCCTCGACGAGCTGCCCGCTGACGATCAGGTCCCAGTACTCCGAGAACGGGCGGTGCGTAGGTGTCTCGAACAGGTAGCCGGCGGTGCCGAGTTGCGCCGGGCAGACGATCCCGTCCCGCAGCCAACCCGCCCGATAGACCGTCTTGTCGCACTCCCAAACCGCCAGGCCTGGCGCCAACTCGTGCAACATTCGGCTCGCTGCCGGCCGGAACGCGCCCTCCTTGGTCGCACAGACGGCCGGGATCTCCTCGTAGATACGGGCGCTCTCCGCCGGTGTCAGCACGTATCCCGACGACGGCGAGTTGAACATGCCCAGCGCGATGTCGGTGCGATCGGCGATGTACCGAAAGAAGCGCAGCACACCCTCGCCGCCGTGGGCTTCCATCATCGGCGTCTGGATGTACACGATGTCGGCGCCCGCCTGCTGCGCGTGCAGCGTCAGCTCGAGGGTGTCCTTGGCGGTCACCGAACCGGTGCAGGCCTGCACGACGACATCCGGGTTGGCTGCGCGCCCCACCTCGATCGCCATCTCCAGCAGGCGTTTTCGCTCATCGAGGGTCAGCGACCAGAACTCGGCGATGCCGCTCGTGCACCACAGCAGCGGGTGGCGTAGTTCACCGACGCAGTGCCGCACAAGAACTCGATAAGCGTCCCAGTCGATGTCGTCGCCGTCCTCGCCGCAGAACGGCGTGTACAACGAGTCGCCGATACCGCGCAGGTGGACACGGGCCCACTCTCGCGCCTCATTGGCCGTCGCCATGATCACCTCCTCGATGACGTCTCAGGTGCAGTCAGGTGAAATCGCTGCCCCCGTCGACGTTGACGTTGGCACCGGTCATGTACGAGTTGCGCTGTGATGCGAGAAACGCCACGACGGGCCCGATTTCGCCGGACAGGCCGGCCCGAGCGAACTGGACCGGGTGAGACCACGTTGACCGTGATCTCGTCCTTCGCCAGCAACAGCGACAAGTTCTTGGACACGCTCGTCAGCGCGGCCTTGGCGGCGGTGTACGCGGGCAGCAGGGGCAACGCCGATCGAACACAGTGCACCATGCCCGGCACGCCGCCGTCGAAGGCGCCACGCCACTGCTCGTCGGTGAGCTCCTCGAAGGTTCCGACGGACTCGGGCCCGACGGCGTTGACGAGGATGTTGAGCTCGCCGTTCCAGCGCTCGCCGATTTCACCGAAGACCCGTTGCACCTGTGCGGCGTCGGTGATGTCGGCGGTCAGGCCGATGGCGTCAGGGCTGCCGCATTCGGTGAGCGCCGTGGCGGCGTCCGACCCGACGGCCGGGGTCCGCCCGACGACGGCGATCCTGGCGCCGTCCTCGGCCAGGCACCGCGCGGCGGCCAGACCCATCCCGCGTCCGCCACCGACCACGACGGCTGCGGCGTCTCTCAGCCCGAGATCCATGCTGTCGTCACGTCACTTTCGGGTGTTCGCCGACCTGATAGCCTGGAGAACCTTACTATATGACTTACAGTAGAACAGCGGAAAGACCGCGGGACCCGTCGGCAAAGGGGCTCCCGGTATGGTTGACGGCTAGGACCGGGCGGCCGACTCATCTGCATAGGCGCAGATCAGAGGCCAGTTGCCGGTAGATTCAAGTCCACCAACCCCGTCCGCGGGGGCTGCGCGCGCGGCTGATTCGATGGAGGTGCCCTACGTGGCGAGGCAGGCGACCGCCGAGAAGCGTCAACGACGCGAGCGCGGATCCATCAACCCCGACGACATCATCAAGGGCGCTTTCGAACTCGCTGAGCAGGTCGGCATCGACAACTTGTCCATGCCGTTGCTCGGCAAGCACCTCGGCGTCGGCGTCACGAGCATCTACTGGTACTTCCGCAAGAAGGACGACCTGCTCAACGCGATGACGGACCGCGCGTTGCGCCAGTACGTCTTCGCAACGCCGTATGTCGAGGCCAAGGACTGGCGCGAGACGCTGCGCAATCACGCGCGGGCGATGCGAAAGACGTTCATGGGCAGCCCGATTCTGTGTGACTTGATTCTCATCCGGTCCGCGCTGAGTCCCAGGACCGCCAAGGTGGGCGTGCAGGAAGTGGAGAAGGCGATCGCGAGCCTCGTCGAAGCTGGGCTGTCGGCCGAGGACGCGTTCGACACCTACTCGGCGGTGTCGGTGCATGTTCGCGGATCGGTGGTGCTGCACCGCCTGCGTGAGAAGAACCGCGCCGCCGACGAGGGTCCCAGTGACCTCGAGGAGACCATGACCATCGACGCCGACAGCACTCCGCTGCTGGCGTTGGTCACCGAAAAGGGTCACCACATCGGCGTCGCCGACGAGAAGAACTTCGAGTTCGGCCTCGAGTGCATCCTCGACCATGCCTCTCGATTGATCGAGGCCGAGCCCGCGAAGAAGTCGCGGAAGTAGCGTCAGACCTCGACGACGACGGCGCCGCCCTGGCCGCCACCCGCGCACATCGCGGCGACACCGATTCCGCCACCTCGCCGCTGCAGCTCGTACACCAGTGTCGTGACCATCCGCGCCCCCGATGCGGCGATGGGATGGCCTAGGCTGCAACCACTTCCGGAGAAGTTCACCAGTTCCTCGTCGATGCCGTACTCGCGGCAAGCGGCGATCGGCACGGAGGCGAACGCCTCGTTGATCTCCCACAGCGCCACGTCGGACGGTTTGAGGCCGGCGCGGTCGAGCACCTTGCCGATCACCTTCACCGCGCCCAGTCCGCAGTCGCGAGGCGGGACGCCCGCTGCGGCCCAGGCCCTCACGGCAGCCATCCGGGTGAGGTTCTCGGCGGCGGCGTACTCGCTGTCGACGAGGGCGACCGCGGCGGCAGCGTCGTTGGTGCCGCTGCTGTTGCCCGCGGTGATGGAGAAGCCCTCGATCTCCGGGTGCAGCACCTTGAGGCCGGCCAGCTTCTCGACGGTGGTGTCCCGGCGCGGATGCTCGTCGACGCTGAAGTCGATCACCGAACCGTCGAACTGCTCGACCTTGAGCGGCACGATCTCGTCGGCGAACTTGCCGGCGTCCTGAGCGGCGACGGCGCGCTGGTGCGACCGCGCCGCCCACGCGTCCATGTCCTCACGGCTGATGCCCGCCGCCTGGGCGGTGTTCCAGCCGACGGTGATCGACATGTCGCGGCAGGGAGCGTCGGGCGTCTCGACGTGCGTCGGCGGCATCCAGCGCTCCTCGAACTTCAGCTCGGGGCCGGGGATGCGCCAGTTCACCAGCGGAGTCATCGACAGCGACTGCACACCACCGGCGATCAGCGCGCGCTCCATCCCGGAGCCGATCTGCGCCGCCGCATTGCCGATGGCGGTGAGACTGCCTGCGCAGTGCCGGTTGACCGACTGGCCGGGCACGTCGTGCAGGCCGATGGCGTCGGCCGCATAGCGGGCGAGATCGCCGCCGCCGTAATGCGATTCGGCGAAGATGATGTCGTCGATGGCCTGCGGGTCGATCCCCGAGCGGCGGATCACCTCGGGCAGGACCGTGGTGATCAACGTCTCGGGTGGGGTGTTGACCAGCGTGCCCTTGAAGGAACGACCGATCGCGGTCCGGGTTGCACCGACGATGACGGGTTCGCGCATGTTCTCCACCTCGGGGTTCGACGTTAGCGACGTTACAAAACTAGCAGGTTGTGTATAGCTTGCGATACCGAGGGCGGTCAATCCGGCTCGGGCACGTGGAAATGCTCGTCACGCAGCCGGAACGCCTCCTTGGTGCCGTGCTGCGCGCGGGTCTTGACGAAGTTGAACTCACCCTCGGCGAACTGCAGGTTCGTCCCGTAGGCGTGGAACAGATAACTGGCCACTTCTTCGCCCTGATAGGCCTGGGTCTGCTCGACGAGCCGGAACGCCTCCTTCGCGATCACCACACCGTCGGCGGGCATCTTCGCCGCCTTCTGGGCCCAGTAGCGCGCCCTCGCCGGGACCTTGCCGGCATCACAGGTGTCGGTGAACACGCCGAGGTGCTCGACCGCGCCCGCCTCGATGATGTCTCCGGTCAGCAGCAGTCGTCGCGCCAGTACCGGACCCAGCCGATGGAAGAACATGTGCAGGCTGCCGAGTGCAGGCCCCAGGAACCGGGTCGCGGGCATACCGATCCTGGTGTCTCGGGCGATCACCGAGATGTCGGTCATCAGCGCCATCTCGAACCCGCCCCCGAGCGCGTACCCGCTGATCTCCCCCACTGTCACCTTCGGGAACCCCATGAAGTTGTGGTAGAAGCCGAACGATTTGCGGTCGACGGTCAGCCGCCTGCGCTGGCTCGGCCGCTTGTTCCCCTCCTGGCGGTCGCCGTACCAGCCGTAGGCGTTGTTCATATCCGCCCCGGTGCTGAAAACCCCGTCGGCGCCGCGCAGGAGCACGACGGTGATGTCGTCGTCGTCGGCGACGACGTCCAGGCAGCGAGCGATCGCATCGCGCATCGCCGCGTCGTAGGAGTTGCGCTGGGCGGGGTTGTTGAACGTGATGGTCGCGATCCGCTGTTCGCGGTCGACGTCGAACAGCACGCGGTCATCGGCGGTGGCGGTCATCGACTGTCCTCACTGCGCATCGGAGATGAGTCTGGCCTCGATGGTCCGGTCGGCGCCCACGGCCAGCGTGTTGCGCCGCGCGGCCGCGAGATGGTCGGCGGCCAGCCGGACCGCCCTCGCCTCGTTGCCGTCACGGATCGCGTCGAGCAGCCGCTGGTGATCGCGCAACGCGGCGCGCATCGTCTTGCGGTTGAGCGGGTCGACGGGGTTGTTCTCGTCGGCCCACACCGCGGACTCGTGCGCCGACCAGATCAACTCCAGCGAGCCGATCAGCAGGATCATCGGCTCGTTGCCGCACCGCGAGACGATCGCCTCGTGGAAGCGCCTGGCGTTCGGCACATACCGCGCCGGGTCGTCGAAATGCTCTATCTGCGTGTCGATCTCGTCTTGGAGGTAAGCCACGACCTCGGTCTCTCGATCGGCCCGGGCGGCGCACATGCCCGCGCAGATCGGCTCGAGATGCAGAAGCGCACCGCTGACGTCGGCCGGTGTCGCCGAGCGCGCCTGCAGCACCATGCTGATCATGTGCGCGGTGCGGTCGGCCGACGGCAGGTGCACGATCGCCCCGCCCATGTTGCCGCGCCGCACCGAGATGAGGCCGTCCATCTCGAGCATGTGGATGGCCTCCCGCAGCGCCGGCGGGCTGACGCCGAACTCGGCGAGCAGACCGTCCTGCGACGGCAGCACGTCGCCCTCCTTGAGGCGTCCGGTCAGGATGTCGTCGCGCAGTCGCGCGGCGATGATCTCGGCGATGCGCGGCGGCCGGATGCGGACACCGGTCATGCGCTCGGGCCCCGCCGGCCGTAGTCGAAGACCGAGAGCTGCTCGGGCGGCGATGCCGCGGTGGCGAATTCGCCGATGCACAGCACCTCGTCGCTCGACAGCAGCCGGGCTGTCGACGTCACCCGGCCGTCCTCCTCGACACGGGTCACGTCGAATCGCAACTCGGTGAGGATGGGGGTCGGGCGGCGGAACTTCACGCTCAGCGCCCTCGTCTTCCCGGTCCGTCCCGACGCGCAGCTGTGGTGCTGGGTGACGCTATCGAAGAACACGGCGAGGAAGCCGCCGTTCACCAGGCCGGGCGGCCCCTCGAAGACGACGGGGAACACGACGCGCCCGGCGGCGATGTCGGCATCGAGGCGGTCGAAGGTGTACTCGGGGAACGCAGGGTTGTAGGCCCCGACATCGAAGGCGTGGTCGAGATACACGCGTTGGGTGGCGGCGGCGTCCGGACCGATCCGTGGAGTGGGGTCGGGTGCGGCCGCCAGGGCCAATTCGCGCTCCCACGCGGCCATCTGCGTCAGCATCGTGTCCACCGTCGGGTGTTCATGTTCCATCGACAGCAGGAGCCCGCTCAGCCGGCGGATCGCGCCTGCCGCCGCGACCGTCTGAGGAAGGGGTTGCTCGCCGAATCGGGGCCTGCTGTCGATCATCGCTTGCCCTTTCACTCGATGAGGTTTCCTTGCTAACTTGTACAAGATAGCAATACTGTATGACTAACCGTATAGCGACAGATCGGCGGAATCAACGGTGACCGAAGCGGCCGGCGAGGGCATGGTGACGACATCGCGCGAAAGTGCGATCCTGCGCGTCACGCTCGACCGGCCGCACCGTCGAAATGCGCTCAGCCACCGCATGGTTGACGACCTGGTGGCAGCACTGACCGACGCCGCCACCGACGACTCACTGCGCGCCGTCCATATCCGCGGCGCCGGCGCCGACTTCTGCACGGGAGCGGACTGGGTGGCCACTAACGTCACGGGACAACGCCCGCGCACCGGCGATCTGGTCCGCCGTATCCCTCACACCGCGAACCGGGTCGTCGAGCTGGTGCACACGATGCAGCTGCCGGTGGTGTGCAGCGTGCGCGGGTGGGCGGTCGGGCTGGGCTGCAATCTGGCACTGGCCGCCGACTTCGCGGTCGCCACCGACGACGCGCTGTTCTGGGAGCCGTTCGTCGGCCGCGGTTTCAGCCCGGACTCGGGAGCGACGTGGCTGCTGCCGAGACTCGTCGGTCCGGCCCGCGCCCGTCGCATGCTGGTGCTCGGCGAGAAGGTGAGCGGCGCCGACGCGGCCGACTGGGGGCTGATCCACCAGGCGGTGCCCGGCTCCGAACTCGACGCGGTCAGCGACGAACTCGTCGACCGGCTCGCCGCCGGGCCGACGGCCGCGATCGGCCTGACCAAGCAGGGCCTCCACTACGCCCAGCACGCCTCGCTTGCGCAGGCGATGACACAGGAACTGTTCAACGTCGAGCTGTCTTGCCGGACAACCGATTTCAGAGAGGGACTGGCGGCGTTTCGGAAGAAGCGCCCGCCGGAGTTCACCGGACGCTGATTCAGGGAAGCAACGATGACATTCGACGACATCATCTACGCGGTCGACGGGCACAAGGCGACCATCACGCTGAACCGGCCCGGCGCGCTCAATGCGCTGAGCCCGAACATGATCTCCGAACTGCGCGCCGCCTACCACGAGGCCGAGAACAACGACGACATCTGGATCGTCATCGTCACCGGGACCGGTCGCGCCTTCTGCACCGGAGCCGACGTCGGCGAGATCCCCGAGGACGGCCGGGTGATCTACGAGCGGCCCTACCTGACCACCTATGACCAGTGGGAGGCCCCGCAGGAGGGCACGCCGCCGTTTCGCCGGATGGCCAAGCCGGTGCTCACGGCAGTCAACGGACTGTGCTGCGGCGCCGGCCTGGATTGGATCACCACCGGTGACATCGCGATCGCCTCGGACAAGGCCACCTTCTTCGATCCGCACGTCAGCATCGGCCTGGTGGCGGGCCGCGAGATGGTCCGGCTGGCCCGAGTGCTCCCCCGCAACATCGCGCTGCGCATGGCGCTGATGGGCAAGCACGAACGAATGAGCGCCGAGCGGGCCTACGAGCTCGGCATGATCAGCGAGGTCGTCGAGCACGACCGGCTGCTCGAACGCGCCCACGAGATCGCCGACATCGTCAACTCGAATGCGCCGCTGGCTGTGCGGGGCACCCGGCTGGCCGTCCACAAGACCCTCGACCTGCCGCTGCACGAAGCCGAGATCCTCGCCGAGACATTCCGCGAGCGCGTGGTGCGCACCGACGACGCCCGAGAGGGCCCGAAGGCGTTCATGGAGAAACGCGCACCGAACTGGCGGTGCCGATGACCGGCTTCGAGACGATTCGACTCGACGTCGATCCCGTCGATCGCGTCGCCGCGATCACGCTGAACCGCCCGGACCGGCTCAACGCGTTCGACCGCACCATGTGCGGGGAGATGGCGGAGGCGTGGCGCAGGGTCAGGCTCGACGACTCGGTCAATGCGATCGTGCTGCGCGCCGCCGGTGATCGTGCGTTCAGCGCGGGCCTGGACGTCAAGACGGCGTTCGGCCAGCCCGACAACGTCTGGCACCACGAGGATCCGGGCGAGTACCTGAGCCCGAAGTGGCAGAAGATGTGGAAGCCGGTGGTGTGCGCGGTGCAGGGCATCTGCACGGCCGGGGCGTTCTACTTCCTCAACGAATCCGACGTCGTGATCTGCTCGCAGGACGCCACGTTCTTCGACTCGCACGTCAGCGCCGGCCTGGTGTGCGCTCTGGA from Mycobacterium sp. IDR2000157661 harbors:
- a CDS encoding dihydrodipicolinate synthase family protein, with amino-acid sequence MATANEAREWARVHLRGIGDSLYTPFCGEDGDDIDWDAYRVLVRHCVGELRHPLLWCTSGIAEFWSLTLDERKRLLEMAIEVGRAANPDVVVQACTGSVTAKDTLELTLHAQQAGADIVYIQTPMMEAHGGEGVLRFFRYIADRTDIALGMFNSPSSGYVLTPAESARIYEEIPAVCATKEGAFRPAASRMLHELAPGLAVWECDKTVYRAGWLRDGIVCPAQLGTAGYLFETPTHRPFSEYWDLIVSGQLVEAMDFARDSGLDRFDLDLGSWFTCYPGRPDYFTHWGGAFKYAASVLGLPIGAYPHSRPPQAKLPDVAKAQIDAAYKRFGVVHL
- a CDS encoding thiolase family protein; amino-acid sequence: MREPVIVGATRTAIGRSFKGTLVNTPPETLITTVLPEVIRRSGIDPQAIDDIIFAESHYGGGDLARYAADAIGLHDVPGQSVNRHCAGSLTAIGNAAAQIGSGMERALIAGGVQSLSMTPLVNWRIPGPELKFEERWMPPTHVETPDAPCRDMSITVGWNTAQAAGISREDMDAWAARSHQRAVAAQDAGKFADEIVPLKVEQFDGSVIDFSVDEHPRRDTTVEKLAGLKVLHPEIEGFSITAGNSSGTNDAAAAVALVDSEYAAAENLTRMAAVRAWAAAGVPPRDCGLGAVKVIGKVLDRAGLKPSDVALWEINEAFASVPIAACREYGIDEELVNFSGSGCSLGHPIAASGARMVTTLVYELQRRGGGIGVAAMCAGGGQGGAVVVEV
- a CDS encoding enoyl-CoA hydratase/isomerase family protein, translating into MTATADDRVLFDVDREQRIATITFNNPAQRNSYDAAMRDAIARCLDVVADDDDITVVLLRGADGVFSTGADMNNAYGWYGDRQEGNKRPSQRRRLTVDRKSFGFYHNFMGFPKVTVGEISGYALGGGFEMALMTDISVIARDTRIGMPATRFLGPALGSLHMFFHRLGPVLARRLLLTGDIIEAGAVEHLGVFTDTCDAGKVPARARYWAQKAAKMPADGVVIAKEAFRLVEQTQAYQGEEVASYLFHAYGTNLQFAEGEFNFVKTRAQHGTKEAFRLRDEHFHVPEPD
- a CDS encoding acyl-CoA synthetase, translated to MTVCGQRRSTFGESADRTRRLANYLAAQGFGAYRERVDLENWECGQDRVALIMHNDLYPDMVIGCLKARTVPVNVNYNYTPREVAELLDYLKPRAVIYHRSLGPKFADVLPPSTADLMISIDDDASVAELPGATELEDALVQGESNRPITPSPDDVMMVCTGGTTGRPKGVMWRQGDTYVVSMNGADHESVVEIHARIGPEGQPWFAVSPLMHAAGMWTAFAALLNGLPVILYDKTRLDPRAVLETAQREKVGLMTMVGDAYAGPLVEELRAGSYDLSSLFAIGTGGAATNSRHQRALLDLLPQITLINGYGSSETGNMGFGRSRRGDEKETFELREGALVLSEDYRRFLRPGEDEIGFVARGGRIPLGYFDDETATRKTFPVVDGRRVVISGDRGSLAPDGTLRLFGRDSLVVNTGGEKVFVEEVEEVLRAHPSVADALVVGRPSERWGQEIVALVALSPDVEADHDLLHAHCTSQLARFKAPKEFLFVPAVRRLGNGKPDYRWAKSAAAQQVSLT
- a CDS encoding TetR/AcrR family transcriptional regulator — encoded protein: MEVPYVARQATAEKRQRRERGSINPDDIIKGAFELAEQVGIDNLSMPLLGKHLGVGVTSIYWYFRKKDDLLNAMTDRALRQYVFATPYVEAKDWRETLRNHARAMRKTFMGSPILCDLILIRSALSPRTAKVGVQEVEKAIASLVEAGLSAEDAFDTYSAVSVHVRGSVVLHRLREKNRAADEGPSDLEETMTIDADSTPLLALVTEKGHHIGVADEKNFEFGLECILDHASRLIEAEPAKKSRK
- a CDS encoding enoyl-CoA hydratase — its product is MSAAYRVAEPAASVPVLYEVRDTGVAVLTLNRPERMNGWGGGLATSFYARLDEAENDPRVRAIVVTGSGRAFCAGADMGDLTTITAATVDDAAGTDVGELVGARHPHFLMTMRKPVIAAVNGACAGMGLTLVLACDVRFAADGAKFTTSFARRGLIAEYGISWILPRVVGTGVAMDLLLSGRVLPAAEAARLGLVNDVLAPDELVPRALAYAEDIAANCAPSSLAVIKQQVYADTMRDVFEASDHAEKLMHESMTRPDFIEGITSFFEKRPPKFPPLKEES
- a CDS encoding amidohydrolase family protein, which gives rise to MTTLDYMAIDVDNHYYEPIDSFTRHLPKEFKRRGVQMLTEGKRTFAVMGGVVNHFIPNPTFDPIIEPGCLDLLFRGEIPDGVDPASLMKVDRLADHPEYQNRDARVKILDKQNLETVFMLPTFACGVEEGLKHDIEATMASVHAFNLWLDEDWGFDRPDHRFLSAPIISLADPDKAVEEVEFVLGRGAKIVCVRPAPVPGLVKPRSLGDPLHDPVWARLAEAGVPVVFHLSDSGYLAIAALWGGKATFEGFGKKDPLDQVLLDDRAIHDSMASMIVHQVFTRHPTLKVASIENGSYFVHRLIKRLKKAANTAPYHFKEDPVEQLKNNVWIAPYYEDDVKLLAATIGVDKILFGSDWPHGEGLADPMAFTADIPQFPEFSADDTRKVMRDNALHLLGADVPAV